DNA sequence from the Thermodesulfobacteriota bacterium genome:
CAGGGGGGCCAGTTCGGCAGCGGGCACCTCCAGGCGGGCCAGGCGGGCGATGGCCTGAACCTGTTCGGGGGTGATAGGCATGGGATCGTCCGCCGGGGATGGGGCCGCCAGGGCTGGGGCCCAATGAGGCTACGGGCAAGGGATACGGCCGTCTTTTACCCCAAGAGCCGCCCGGCGTCAAACACTCTTTCGGCCGGGGGAGGACAGCATTGCAAAAGGGGGCCACTGCAACTACAATGGGCGGATTCCGCGGCCGTCGCATAGGGCGGCCGGGAGCGAGCCCAACAAGAAATCAATTGAGGAAGGAGATGATGAGCGAGCCCAACGAGCAGGCCAAGCCGCCCGAGGCGCCGGTCTTCCGGCTGCAGAAGCTGTATCTCAAGGACTTTTCCTTCGAGAATCCCAATGCCCCGGAGGTGTTTCTGCAGCGGAACGAGCCCCGGGTGGAGGTCAATCTGGCCACCAAGCACCGGCGGGTGGACAACGACAACTGGGAGGTGACCCTGGAGGTCAACGCCAAGGTCACCTCCGGGGACAAGACCCTGTTCCTGGTGGAGGTGGAGCACGCCGGCCTCTTTCTGCTCAAGAACATCCCGGACCAGCACATGCCCCCGGTCCTGGCCGTGGAGTGCCCGACGGTGATGTTTCCCTTCACCCGCCAGATCATCTCCCAGGCCACGGTGGATGGCGGCTTCGTGCCGCTCATGCTGGAGCCGGTGAACTTTTTGGCCCTCTACGAGAACGCCCGCCGCCAGCAGCAACAGCAGCAGCAGGGGCCGCCGCCCCAGGCCCACTGAGGGCGCGGCGGCGCAGGCAGGTGCCGCCGCCAGCCCCCTTCCGTCCTCCCCCGCCCCGCGGCCGGGGCCGGCGCCTTCTTCCGGACGTGTCGTCCGGGAAGGCCGGCCCCGCCTCTCCTGGCCGCAGCCCCCCCTGTTGCAGGATGCGCTGGGCTGTTGCATGACGCAACGGCCGCTTCCTGTTCTGCCTCTGCACGGTGAAAGCGTCCCCGCACCCCAGCCGGACCGGGCCGCCCTTGTTGCGTAAAGCAACGAAGGGCTCCAGTCGTCTTCTGCCCGGAAACGGCCGGCCAGGCCCGCTCGCCAGCTGGCACGCATCTTGATAGCCTTTGTCCGGCAGGACGCCAAGACGCCCCGCCACGGGCCGCGGCCGGACGCCGCTGCCCCTGCTCCGGGGCCAATCCTGTCTTGGGCGCGGGACACGACAGCGTGAAAGACCAACGGGATACCATGACGAGCCGCTTCCGGGAGGCATTCGCCCGGGGTATGACAGCGGCCACTTTTGCGGAAGCGGGTGAGCCGGAGCTGGCCCGGGAGCTGCTCGGGAAGGACAGTTGCCAGGGCTCGGTGCTCTATGTGCTCCAGGACGAGGAGCCACCGTCCGCGGCGGCCCGGTATGCAGCCAGCCTCAGCAGCCGGCTGGGCTGCGGTCTGGCGGTGCTTCAGGTGCGGAGCGGCCAGGACAGCCAGCCGCCGGCAACGGCTCCGGCAGCGGCGCCGGAGAACGGCTGCCGGCCGGCCGCCGTCTACCAGGCCAGCGGCGAGCTGAAGGCCGCGGTACGGCGCTTTCTCGCCGAGCACCGGCGCATCGTCTCGGTGGTGCTCACCGCCCGGGCGGCCGGCGAGGCAGCGGCCGGCCGGGAGTCGAAGCGGCGGCCCTGGTGGCAGGATCTGGGCTGCCCGGTGGTCATCGTTCCCGCCGCCGACGGGTAGGACCCGGCAGCGACCGGGTCCGGCGCCGAGCCGGGAGGGCGGCAGTCCTTCATCCGGGCCGCCCGGCAGGCCGGCGTGGAGTGCGGATCATCTGATCCGCTTCCGGGACCTGCCCGTTTCACCCTGCACCACCTGCCGCAGCCGGCGTCTGTCCGGCGACCTGATCGTCCCGATCCCCCCGTCGCCTCTTTCTTCGTCCCTTCCTGCCCGCCGTTGTCCCCTGCGGCCGGGACCGGCATGGCCAAAGCCGCGTCCCGCGCCCTGCCTGCACCTCCTCTTAGCCACCACCCCTGACCCTCGCGGCCGGCTGCTGCGATCACGCTGTCTTGGGCGCCCGTTCACGGCCCCTGCCAGCTGCTGCCAGTCTGGCGGGCAGCAGGCCCGGGGTCGGTCGTGCCACCGCGCCGGCCCGCGGGCTTCCGGGCTGGCCCGGCCTCGCGTTGCACGATGCAATAGTCGGTTGCCATCTGCAACTGGCGCGCCGAAAAGGCCGTGGCACAAGGCCTTGCAGAGCAGGCCCCGTTCCGGGCGCCCTGGGTGTTGCAGGGTGCAACGACCGGCGGCGCGAGGAAAAGCGCGGGGTGCAGTCGAAAAATAGAAGTGATTTCCATAAGTTGAATGGACAGCTCCCGGATGGCATGGGGGTTGCTCTTACGGGGAGCCAAACGAGGAAACAGACCGCGCCGAGCCTTACGGCAGCCAGCTGCCAGCCTGTTTTCCCCAAACCCAACCTTCCCGTGAGGGGCCATTCAGCAAGGAGGACGTCATGAAGCTTTTCAACCTGTACCGCATCTTGTGTCACCACCTGGTCGCGGCTGCCTTTGCGGAGATGGACGAGGGGCAGAGCGCCCGCGACCTTCTGGCCACGAGCCGGACGCCGGCCGGGGGTGAGGTCGCGCGCCCGCTTGCGGATGCCTGCGCCATCGGCTAGCCCCGGTCACCACCAAGAACCCAGTGCAGACAGTGCCGGCGGCGCGGCCGCCGGCACTGTCACGAAAGGAGCGAGGAGAGAATCATGTCTGCACACGAGACCAAAAAGCCAGGCAAGCCCTACGGCAAGACCCTGGTGTACGGGGCCCTGGCCACTGCCCTTTACAGCGGGGTGTTTCTGTACGGCGACGAGGCCAACACCCTGTTTGCCCAGGGCGGCGCCTACGCCTTCTTGCCCATCGTCACCGCCCTGGTCTTCTCCTGGGCGCACGGCAACTTCACCGGTAACTTCTGGACGATGCTCGGGGTCGAGGCATCGAAGAAAACGAGGAGCTGAACGCCATGGATGCCATCGCCACTGCCACCAACTTCATTGACCTCAACCTCTACAGCATCCTGTATCTGATCGGCGTCGGCTTTGTCGGCGGCCTGGTGAGCGGCTTCATCGGCTCCGGCGGCGCCTTCGTCCTTACCCCGGGCATGATGAGCCTGGGCGTGCCGGGCCTGGTGGCGGTGGCCAGCAACATGTGCCACAAGTTCCCCAAAGCCCTGGTGGGGGCCCTGAAGCGGGCCAAGTACGGCCAGGTGGACGTGAAGATGGGCATCATCTTCGGCGTCTTCGCCGAGGCCGGGGTCTTTTACGGCGCCCATATCCAGGAGAAGATCAAGGCCGCCTTCGGTGACGCCGGCTCCAACCTCTATGTCAGCGTCGCCTTCGTGGTCATCCTCGGCATCGTCGGCACCATCGTGCTGCGGGATGCCATGAAGAGCCGCCAGCAGGGGGCTGGCGGGGGTGGCGAGAAGCTGACCCGGCTGGCCCAGTGGGTGCAGTCGG
Encoded proteins:
- the secB gene encoding protein-export chaperone SecB, with amino-acid sequence MMSEPNEQAKPPEAPVFRLQKLYLKDFSFENPNAPEVFLQRNEPRVEVNLATKHRRVDNDNWEVTLEVNAKVTSGDKTLFLVEVEHAGLFLLKNIPDQHMPPVLAVECPTVMFPFTRQIISQATVDGGFVPLMLEPVNFLALYENARRQQQQQQQGPPPQAH